Proteins from one candidate division KSB1 bacterium genomic window:
- a CDS encoding T9SS type A sorting domain-containing protein: MTGDYLFAVPDSWAETHSAGRHLITGRFRDGGLSGLGPTLYAFAPDADASAGSALEYTTLLEYGPVEASVDDYEFPRSIDDYNHSDDWREALWVSAGNQTAVGIIGSKALGHHWYGYHGERMRHNWVIADVPYPDFYSTDPDGKGWRSHNRTPMIIFYEPADLAPVASGTSESWQPQPYAALRMNPDHFYNQHDIRSAAFDPQAQKLYITEFSDPQTGQLVIHVWEVQTFTLGIQSAPKPTGFRLTANVPNPFNASTRIQFVLPHAAHALVTLYDINGRQVRLLADQVFPQGRSRIQLNAAGLASGVYFCRVITKFGSRTRKICLMQ; this comes from the coding sequence ATGACCGGCGATTATCTGTTCGCGGTACCGGACTCATGGGCGGAGACTCACAGCGCCGGACGCCACCTGATCACCGGCCGTTTCCGCGACGGCGGACTGAGCGGTCTGGGTCCCACTTTGTACGCGTTTGCACCGGATGCGGATGCATCAGCCGGGTCGGCGCTCGAATATACAACATTGCTCGAATACGGTCCGGTAGAGGCGTCTGTAGATGATTATGAATTTCCCCGGTCCATTGACGACTATAATCACAGTGACGACTGGCGCGAAGCGCTGTGGGTGTCCGCCGGCAACCAGACAGCAGTCGGGATCATTGGCAGCAAGGCGCTGGGACATCACTGGTACGGCTATCACGGCGAGCGCATGCGTCACAATTGGGTGATCGCGGATGTGCCTTATCCGGATTTTTACAGCACTGATCCGGACGGCAAAGGCTGGCGCTCGCACAACCGGACGCCGATGATCATCTTTTACGAACCCGCGGACCTGGCGCCAGTGGCCAGCGGCACATCCGAATCCTGGCAGCCGCAGCCCTATGCAGCGCTGCGCATGAATCCGGACCACTTTTACAATCAGCATGATATCCGCTCGGCCGCATTCGATCCGCAGGCACAAAAACTCTACATCACGGAATTCTCTGATCCGCAGACCGGACAGCTGGTGATCCACGTCTGGGAAGTGCAGACGTTCACACTCGGCATACAATCCGCGCCCAAACCGACCGGTTTCCGGCTGACCGCCAATGTTCCGAATCCCTTTAACGCATCGACCCGCATTCAATTTGTTCTGCCGCATGCGGCGCACGCGCTGGTCACGCTCTATGATATCAACGGTCGGCAGGTCCGCCTCCTGGCCGATCAGGTTTTTCCGCAGGGACGCAGCCGTATTCAGCTGAACGCTGCCGGACTGGCGTCCGGGGTATATTTCTGCCGGGTAATCACAAAATTCGGCAGCCGCACTCGAAAAATTTGTTTGATGCAATGA
- a CDS encoding fibronectin type III domain-containing protein — MAAKSILMLISLTGTILLSAAPVTLVDFGDTPETTTFGLAGWSAPLLSDNQIYRSVAGNGVVTNAADPGEYSEFRGVSGTARRFTPGERIAVTWYNDSDETFRFTSRISFTDANAADTAPDGPWYTMRDFNDYRNAYVEIAPGTEAKTVFNITDHGVHQTDSLYSLVNIGLHIEWGSTTQKQVLVCDKIELLDDADLTAPSVSTGLTTESVSACKARLSWQPSTDNQGVVDYLITMNGEIEGYSRSTDYTAVFLQPGQIYSFSVTARDAVGNESAAGHPLRVVTSTLPPGDSLLDPNGFTYQGAFAVPPDFIWGGEALAFRTDHSGRTSDDDGFPGSLYITNLNQPEHGQVGEIDIPAPLIDSNPDNLKQATVLTVPVNIRPDNINNRDYVDIWRTGLHYENDTGVLYSAWSIHYTVGGGKHPSLSSCQGPSPPRTAAGIWAIQSRRRTTP; from the coding sequence ATGGCAGCAAAATCAATCCTGATGCTTATCAGTCTCACCGGAACGATACTGTTGTCAGCCGCGCCGGTGACGCTTGTTGATTTCGGCGATACTCCGGAAACCACCACATTCGGTCTTGCCGGCTGGTCGGCCCCCCTGTTGAGCGACAATCAAATCTATCGCTCCGTCGCTGGAAACGGCGTGGTGACCAATGCCGCAGACCCGGGAGAATACAGTGAGTTTCGCGGTGTCAGCGGCACAGCGCGACGGTTTACACCCGGCGAGCGTATCGCCGTCACCTGGTACAATGACTCGGATGAGACCTTTCGCTTCACCTCGCGCATCAGTTTCACCGATGCCAATGCCGCGGACACAGCGCCCGACGGACCCTGGTACACGATGCGCGATTTCAACGATTACCGTAACGCTTATGTCGAGATCGCGCCGGGAACAGAGGCAAAAACCGTGTTCAATATCACGGATCACGGTGTGCATCAAACCGACAGTCTGTACTCCCTGGTCAACATCGGACTGCATATCGAATGGGGATCCACCACTCAAAAACAGGTTCTGGTTTGCGACAAAATCGAGCTGCTGGACGATGCAGACCTGACAGCGCCGTCCGTTTCGACCGGTCTCACAACAGAATCCGTGAGCGCCTGTAAAGCCCGGCTCAGCTGGCAGCCGTCTACAGATAACCAGGGGGTTGTCGATTATCTCATCACGATGAACGGCGAGATTGAAGGCTATTCCCGTTCCACAGACTATACAGCCGTTTTTCTGCAGCCGGGACAGATTTATTCATTCTCGGTCACTGCCCGCGATGCTGTCGGCAACGAAAGCGCAGCCGGTCATCCGCTGCGCGTGGTCACATCGACTCTGCCTCCGGGTGATTCCCTGCTGGACCCCAATGGATTCACGTACCAGGGCGCGTTTGCGGTTCCCCCCGACTTTATATGGGGCGGCGAGGCGCTCGCATTTCGAACAGACCATTCCGGCAGAACCTCGGACGATGACGGGTTTCCCGGATCGCTGTACATCACCAATCTCAACCAGCCGGAACACGGACAGGTCGGTGAGATAGACATCCCGGCGCCGCTCATCGACTCCAACCCGGACAATCTGAAACAAGCGACAGTGCTCACCGTCCCCGTGAATATTCGGCCGGACAATATCAACAACCGCGATTATGTGGATATCTGGCGCACCGGCCTGCATTACGAAAACGACACCGGCGTCCTTTACAGCGCCTGGAGCATCCACTATACTGTAGGCGGCGGCAAACACCCCTCACTCAGCAGCTGCCAGGGACCTTCACCTCCCCGGACGGCGGCTGGTATCTGGGCGATTCAGAGTCGCCGCCGAACGACGCCATGA
- the rhaB gene encoding rhamnulokinase: MKRNYIAIDLGAGSGRVMLGTVNETVELQECHRFVNEQIKAGSYYYWDILRLFQEIKTGLRKAKQMADTPVSGIGVDTWGVDFGLLDSNGMLLSNPVCYRDPRTDGIMEKAFERLSEKSIYESTGLQFIQFNTMFQLMSMSRENPQLLKTADTLLMMPDLINYLLTGEIAAEYTIASTTQLLNAKTRTWDESLFQPLGLPFHIMPEITLPGNILGRLLPDIQTETGLHGVDVINTSGHDTACAVAAVPASGKNWAYLSSGTWSLIGIEISEPIITDSSRAFNFTNEGGVNRKIRFLKNVMGMWLLEGCIREWQKNGESISYEQLIKQAGSAAPFRSIINPDDHSFLNPPNMIKAIQTYCRNTDQPVPQSKGALTRSIFESLALRYRWALTKIQELRGTPIETLHIVGGGSKNDLLNQFTANATGCQVLTGPAEATATGNVLVQAIAGNDISSVEEGRKKISATLQTFTPEKTNEWDRAFEQAVPLLNA; encoded by the coding sequence ATGAAACGAAATTATATCGCGATCGACCTTGGCGCCGGCAGCGGCCGGGTGATGCTGGGGACAGTGAACGAGACTGTGGAACTACAGGAATGTCACCGGTTTGTGAACGAGCAAATCAAAGCCGGTTCCTATTATTATTGGGATATCCTGCGGCTGTTTCAGGAAATAAAAACCGGTTTGCGAAAAGCAAAGCAAATGGCAGATACACCTGTTTCCGGAATCGGTGTGGATACGTGGGGCGTGGATTTTGGGCTGCTGGACAGCAACGGCATGCTTTTGTCCAATCCGGTATGCTATCGTGATCCGCGTACAGACGGTATCATGGAGAAAGCCTTTGAACGCCTGTCTGAAAAAAGTATCTATGAATCCACTGGTCTGCAGTTCATACAATTCAACACCATGTTCCAGCTCATGAGCATGTCCCGGGAGAATCCGCAGCTGCTAAAGACCGCTGACACATTGCTGATGATGCCGGATCTGATCAATTATTTGCTCACAGGTGAAATAGCGGCTGAATATACCATAGCATCGACGACTCAGCTATTGAACGCAAAAACCCGCACCTGGGACGAATCTTTATTCCAGCCGCTGGGATTGCCGTTTCACATCATGCCCGAAATCACGCTTCCGGGAAACATCCTGGGACGTCTGCTTCCCGATATTCAGACGGAAACAGGACTGCACGGCGTGGATGTAATCAACACATCAGGTCATGACACCGCCTGTGCGGTCGCGGCCGTGCCGGCTAGCGGAAAAAACTGGGCATATCTGAGTTCAGGAACCTGGTCGCTGATCGGCATTGAAATCAGCGAACCGATTATAACAGATTCTTCACGGGCATTTAATTTCACAAACGAAGGCGGTGTAAACCGTAAAATACGGTTTCTCAAGAACGTTATGGGTATGTGGCTGCTGGAAGGCTGCATCAGGGAATGGCAGAAAAATGGTGAAAGCATCAGCTATGAACAGCTTATCAAACAGGCTGGATCTGCTGCACCTTTTCGATCGATCATTAATCCCGATGACCACAGTTTTTTAAATCCGCCGAATATGATCAAAGCGATCCAGACCTATTGCCGCAACACAGACCAACCCGTACCGCAATCCAAAGGAGCCTTGACGCGTAGCATCTTTGAAAGTCTGGCACTCCGCTACCGATGGGCTTTAACCAAGATTCAGGAATTGCGCGGCACCCCTATAGAAACCCTGCACATTGTCGGCGGCGGCTCAAAGAACGATCTGCTCAACCAGTTCACCGCAAATGCCACCGGCTGCCAGGTGCTAACAGGTCCGGCAGAAGCCACAGCCACCGGCAATGTTCTGGTACAGGCGATCGCCGGTAATGACATCAGCTCTGTGGAAGAAGGACGCAAAAAAATTTCAGCCACATTGCAAACATTTACACCCGAAAAAACGAATGAATGGGACCGCGCTTTTGAACAAGCGGTACCTCTGTTGAACGCTTAA
- the fucP gene encoding L-fucose:H+ symporter permease — MQKPKMIPRDILWPFILLTSCFAWWGLANNMTDTLLAAFKRIMSMSDTKTALIQVVCYGAGYGLLAIPAAIYIKKYSYKSGVLLGLGLYSIGALLFYPAMLTASYLNFLGAIWILFGGLSILETAANPYIIAMGPEETATQRLNFAQSFNPIGSIMGVFISKHFILSKLNTATAAERAQLDVRELQSMQAGELHAVTMTYVTIGVILVITWILIAVNKKMPKSGEAGDVSELKPIFKRLLHNRHYVWGVVAQFFYVGAQIGVWSFTIRYVMKELNLQSLEYNGGDTPESIAASYYVASLVLFTGGRFICTWLMRTITPANLLTSMAIAAGALTLSVIYIGGAVGVYALVLISLCMSLMFPTIFGLAVRGLGDDTKIAGSGLVMAILGGAVLTQLQGLTSDWTGSINLAFFVPFACFAVITYYGAVACRKDLPRRTATES; from the coding sequence ATGCAAAAACCCAAAATGATACCCCGTGATATTCTATGGCCGTTCATCCTGCTGACCAGCTGTTTCGCCTGGTGGGGTCTCGCCAATAATATGACCGACACCCTGCTGGCCGCGTTCAAACGCATTATGAGCATGTCCGACACCAAAACCGCGCTCATTCAGGTGGTGTGCTACGGCGCCGGATACGGACTGCTGGCGATTCCGGCCGCGATTTACATTAAAAAATATTCCTACAAGTCGGGTGTGCTTTTAGGTCTGGGACTCTATTCCATCGGCGCCCTGCTGTTCTATCCCGCCATGCTCACAGCCAGCTACCTGAACTTTCTCGGCGCCATCTGGATTTTGTTCGGCGGTCTTTCCATTCTGGAAACCGCGGCCAATCCCTATATTATCGCCATGGGACCGGAAGAAACCGCCACCCAACGGCTGAACTTTGCCCAGTCCTTTAATCCCATCGGCTCCATCATGGGTGTGTTTATCTCAAAACACTTTATCCTCTCCAAACTCAACACCGCCACGGCAGCGGAACGCGCCCAACTCGATGTGCGGGAACTGCAGTCCATGCAGGCGGGTGAACTGCACGCCGTGACCATGACCTATGTCACGATCGGTGTGATCCTGGTGATCACCTGGATTCTCATCGCTGTCAATAAAAAGATGCCGAAATCGGGAGAGGCGGGCGATGTCAGTGAGCTGAAACCGATTTTCAAACGCCTGCTGCACAACCGCCATTATGTGTGGGGCGTGGTCGCGCAGTTTTTCTACGTGGGCGCCCAGATCGGCGTCTGGTCGTTCACCATCCGCTATGTCATGAAAGAACTGAATCTGCAAAGCCTGGAGTACAATGGCGGTGATACGCCGGAGAGTATTGCGGCCTCTTATTATGTTGCGTCACTGGTGCTGTTCACCGGCGGCCGCTTTATCTGCACCTGGCTGATGCGTACCATCACACCGGCCAACCTGTTGACGTCTATGGCTATCGCCGCCGGCGCCCTGACATTGTCCGTCATCTATATTGGCGGCGCCGTCGGCGTGTACGCTCTGGTGCTCATTTCCTTGTGTATGTCGCTCATGTTCCCGACCATCTTTGGCCTGGCCGTCCGCGGTCTCGGAGACGACACCAAAATTGCGGGGTCCGGCCTGGTAATGGCCATCCTCGGCGGCGCGGTCCTGACACAGCTTCAGGGATTGACCTCGGACTGGACCGGCAGTATCAATCTGGCTTTTTTTGTGCCGTTTGCCTGTTTTGCCGTGATCACCTATTACGGCGCTGTGGCCTGCCGAAAGGATCTGCCACGCCGAACAGCGACCGAATCCTAA
- the fucU gene encoding L-fucose mutarotase, with protein MLNGISPLISPELLVTLYRMGHGDEIVLGDAHFPGYTHNDRVIRADGLKIPDLLDAILPLFPLDSYVDSPLIMMAAVKGDQLNPDVEQSYRAAIGRHVQKIPEITRIERFAFYERTDYAYAVVMTGETAKYGNIVLKKGLVM; from the coding sequence ATGTTAAACGGTATTTCGCCGCTGATTAGTCCGGAACTGCTGGTCACACTTTATCGCATGGGACACGGTGATGAAATCGTACTCGGCGACGCTCATTTTCCCGGTTACACTCACAATGACCGGGTCATTCGGGCGGACGGATTGAAAATTCCTGATCTGCTGGATGCCATACTGCCATTATTTCCGCTCGATTCTTATGTGGACTCGCCTCTGATCATGATGGCGGCCGTCAAAGGAGATCAACTAAATCCAGACGTTGAGCAATCCTACCGTGCGGCTATCGGCAGACACGTTCAAAAAATACCGGAGATAACCCGCATCGAACGATTTGCTTTTTATGAACGTACGGACTATGCATATGCTGTGGTCATGACCGGAGAAACTGCGAAATACGGTAACATTGTATTGAAAAAAGGTCTGGTGATGTGA